The Deltaproteobacteria bacterium region CTGCCAGTTATGGGGTCTATGAAGACGGCCGGCTGACCATTCAGCCTTACTGGCGCCTCCCCGACATTGTGGATCATGATCGCACCGAGGCCGAGTGGAGCGAAGCCCTGACCGCGACCCTTGATGACGCCGTGAGGCTCAGGCTGGTCTCTGACGTCCCGCTGGGCGTCTTCCTGTCCGGAGGCATTGACTCCTCGCTGATCGTCAGAGACATGGCGCCTTACGCCGGGGAAAAGGTGAAGACCTTTTGCATCGGGTTTAGCGACCCAACTTATGATGAGAGCGTTCACGCTGAAAGCGCGGCCAGGCACCTGGGTACCGAGCACCACGTTCACATGGTGGATTTCGACAAGGTGGACCGGCTGCCTGAGCTGGCGACGCATTTTGACGAGCCTTTTGCCGACGCCTCTTTTCTGCCCACCTGGCACCTTTGCCAGGCCACCAGGAAGCATGTCACGGTTTCGCTTTCAGGCGACGGCGGAGATGAACTCTTCGGAGGATACCGGCGATATATGGCCGCCAAGCTCACCCGCACCTATCTCAACGTCCCGGCCCCGTTTCGCCGCTTCCTGGTTGAACCCCTGGTAAACCGGCTGCCAGCGCCCGGGGTGTATTACGGCCAATCGGTCTTTAAGAAGGCAAAGCTCTTCGTTGAAAGCGCCAACCGCCTCCACGAAAACCCCCTGGCCGTCAGCCCGCGCATCTTCAGCGATAAAGAAATCCTGAGCCTCTTCCCGGGACTGGACATGCCTTCTCCCGAGACAGACCCCCTGCTTTGCGCCGCAGCCGCTTTGCAGCCTGGCAGCACGGTCGAAACCATGCTCAAAACCGACTTCCAGACCTATCTGCCAGACGACATCCTGGTCAAGGTTGACCGCATGAGCATGTACCACTCCCTTGAAGTTCGCTGCCCCTTTCTGGACCATCGCCTGGTAGAGCTTGCCCATCGCATGCCTCTGAAATATAAAATTAAAGGCCTGAAATCAAAATATATTCTCCGCCGTCTGGCTGAAAGAGGTCTCCCGCCTCAGATCGGAAAAAGAGCCAAGCAAGGCTTCATGGTTCCCCTTGACGTCTGGTTCAGGGGAAAGCTGAAGGCATTCATCCATGATATGATGCAGGATGCCAGGACGCCCTGGGACAAGGCCCCGGCGCTAAACCTCCTTGAAGAACACTTAAGCGGACGGTATGATAATGCCACCAGACTTTGGGCCCTGGCGGTTCTGGGATTGTGGTCGGGAAAATAGAGAAGCCTGCCCTTGCATTGGTGTCAATTAATTGATATTATATTAAATTATTGGGGAGATTGTTGCGAGGCGTTACGCGGTCGCGTATCAAAGCGGCGTGGTTTGCATGTAAAAGCAAGACCCGAAAACATAAGGCGGTTCCCCTGATCTGAACCAGGGATGCTTTTTTAGCTGCCGTATTTACTTTCACATTCTCCTTGACACTAAGGCGGTATTTGTCTTATAAATACTGCTAATATTTTTTTATAGCCTACCTGTATCAAGCAGGGGTGATAACTGCTTGTAGAATATTTAAATTTAAGAATTACCCAAGGAGGAGAAAAAAAGATGGCAATTGTTGAATTCAAAAACAATAAGTTCGAAGTTGACGAGGACGGTTTTCTACAGGGCTTTGATACGTGGAATGAGGACTGGGTTGAGTATGTGAAGGAGCAGGAAGGCATCACGGAAGTCACAGAAGAGCACTGGAAGATTATTCGTATGCTCCAGGAGTACTACGAGAAGAATGGCATTGCCCCCATGGTGCGCATCCTGTCCAAGGTTACCGGATACAAACTCAAGAAAATCTATGAGCTTTTCCCGTCAGGACCTGGCAAGGGCGCCTGCAA contains the following coding sequences:
- a CDS encoding TusE/DsrC/DsvC family sulfur relay protein, with the protein product MAIVEFKNNKFEVDEDGFLQGFDTWNEDWVEYVKEQEGITEVTEEHWKIIRMLQEYYEKNGIAPMVRILSKVTGYKLKKIYELFPSGPGKGACKMAGLAKPTGCV
- the asnB gene encoding asparagine synthase (glutamine-hydrolyzing) gives rise to the protein MCGIVGYHIARRDRGEKQALKQAVAALQHRGPDGQGFYFSDEVGLGHSRLAVIDIQTGDQPLYNEDGSAALIVNGEFYNFQELNQELLKHGHQFKTRSDSETFLHLYEDHSVPEALSRLNGMWALALWDRKRKRLILARDRAGKKPLYYVHEKDRLLFASEIKALLPFKGLDLAQNETALALYLKYGYVPAPYSIYRSIHKFPAASYGVYEDGRLTIQPYWRLPDIVDHDRTEAEWSEALTATLDDAVRLRLVSDVPLGVFLSGGIDSSLIVRDMAPYAGEKVKTFCIGFSDPTYDESVHAESAARHLGTEHHVHMVDFDKVDRLPELATHFDEPFADASFLPTWHLCQATRKHVTVSLSGDGGDELFGGYRRYMAAKLTRTYLNVPAPFRRFLVEPLVNRLPAPGVYYGQSVFKKAKLFVESANRLHENPLAVSPRIFSDKEILSLFPGLDMPSPETDPLLCAAAALQPGSTVETMLKTDFQTYLPDDILVKVDRMSMYHSLEVRCPFLDHRLVELAHRMPLKYKIKGLKSKYILRRLAERGLPPQIGKRAKQGFMVPLDVWFRGKLKAFIHDMMQDARTPWDKAPALNLLEEHLSGRYDNATRLWALAVLGLWSGK